The following proteins come from a genomic window of Pseudomonadota bacterium:
- a CDS encoding DinB family protein, giving the protein MRIQRSAEALLDQLSDVVAQLREPDFSRPVPTLSGASVGQHIRHTIEFFGCVIDGVGVGTVDYDQRRRDPALESDPVAALHAIDDIKGFLASTEHDALLTLRVDYSLESGDASEIRSCLFRELAYNIEHAIHHMALIRIGVADIAPHVALPAHFGVASSTVRYRQAS; this is encoded by the coding sequence ATGCGTATCCAGCGATCTGCCGAAGCCCTTCTCGACCAGCTGTCCGATGTTGTCGCGCAACTGCGTGAGCCGGACTTTTCACGGCCGGTGCCGACCCTGAGCGGTGCCTCGGTGGGCCAGCATATCCGACACACGATCGAGTTCTTCGGCTGTGTGATCGACGGCGTGGGCGTCGGCACCGTCGACTACGATCAGCGTCGTCGCGACCCCGCACTCGAATCAGACCCGGTGGCCGCCTTGCATGCCATCGACGACATCAAGGGCTTTCTCGCGAGCACCGAGCACGATGCACTCCTGACGCTTCGGGTTGACTATAGCCTGGAGTCAGGCGACGCGTCCGAGATCCGCAGTTGTCTTTTCCGGGAACTGGCGTACAACATCGAGCACGCGATTCACCACATGGCGCTGATTCGGATCGGTGTGGCTGACATCGCCCCGCACGTCGCGCTGCCAGCGCATTTTGGTGTCGCGAGCTCCACGGTCCGGTATCGGCAGGCGAGCTAG
- a CDS encoding helicase-related protein: MSTVFQPGQRFLSEAEPELGLGLVTAVEARQVELAFPLLEETRRYVVDNAPLLRLQLNPGDTANTVHGWSLQIASVSANDRLLVYHGTRFDTGETVELPEPLLTANYSLNQPRERLLAGQTGRNRDFELRLDAVRRLDTAHRSSHLGLHGPRVELLPHQLYVADQVSRRHQPRVLLADEVGLGKTIEAGLIIHRQLLTNRARRVLILVPDALQHQWLIELRRRFNLLFTLVTPESEDAFETGQLLLCPLSILLSEATLAEQACAASWDTLVVDEAHHVAWSREQPSPAYALVERLANSAPGVLLLTATPEQLGPEGHFARLRLLDPERFHDLDAHLASDAAYRHVADAATPLLEPETPITPAQLATLTAYLEGDTQRELLQTDMDADTRRRVLDTLIDRHGTGRVLFRNTRQSVGGMPKRSLRTHALPPLAAGEARTEVLSHWLLTTLRANPDTRYLLICEHDDTALDIATALRLRAGIVAAVFHSGMSVLECDRAAAHFADDESGCPILISSAVGSEGRNFQFVNEVILFDLPLAPDVLEQRIGRVDRIGQKRDVVIHVPCCAQSADEVLLRWYDEGLGAFARSCNYGSAVLGKLGDARESAMTAPEDTAQCDRLIATTQSVTEQVRAQLDAGRDRLLELASTDPVASHELATELQQLDEQPGPWPFIERAADCFGLELEELSADSYSIHIGSASEHNDFPGLPEDGCSGTDNRELALHREDLEFITWEHPLVRGLLHLVVDGDTGKTAAVALKAQPFKPGEVLLETVYSLQSTAPGKQWQRYLPVTYLRLLHTRSGLEVATKVPSTWLAINVKNIDRGTARQLIDAQRDTLARRMGEIEQTAIDKAAPIAEEALEAARAHFRSEQDRLVALRTLGAPVRDAEIAALQAEQQQIVTCLAKLTPQLESVRVIFTH; this comes from the coding sequence GTGAGCACCGTATTTCAACCTGGACAACGCTTTCTGAGCGAGGCCGAACCCGAGTTGGGGCTCGGCCTGGTGACCGCCGTCGAGGCACGGCAAGTGGAGCTGGCTTTCCCGCTGCTCGAGGAGACCCGACGCTACGTCGTCGACAATGCCCCGCTGTTGCGGCTGCAGCTGAACCCGGGCGACACCGCCAACACGGTGCACGGTTGGTCCCTGCAGATTGCGTCTGTGTCAGCCAATGACCGGTTGCTCGTCTACCACGGCACTCGCTTCGACACCGGCGAAACCGTGGAGCTGCCCGAGCCGCTGCTGACCGCCAACTACAGCCTGAATCAGCCACGCGAGCGCCTGCTGGCGGGCCAGACCGGCCGCAACCGCGATTTCGAGCTGCGTCTCGACGCCGTGCGACGGCTTGACACCGCGCACCGCTCCTCTCACCTCGGCCTCCACGGCCCTCGGGTCGAGCTGCTGCCCCACCAACTCTACGTCGCCGATCAGGTCAGCCGCCGGCACCAACCGCGTGTGTTGCTGGCCGACGAAGTCGGGCTCGGCAAGACCATCGAAGCCGGGCTGATCATCCACCGCCAGCTGCTGACCAACCGCGCCCGGCGGGTACTGATCCTGGTGCCAGACGCCCTGCAACACCAGTGGCTGATCGAACTGCGGCGCCGGTTCAACCTGCTGTTCACGCTGGTCACACCGGAATCGGAAGACGCGTTCGAGACCGGGCAACTGCTGCTGTGCCCGCTGTCCATTCTGCTCTCCGAGGCCACGCTGGCCGAGCAGGCGTGCGCAGCGTCGTGGGACACACTGGTGGTTGATGAGGCCCACCACGTGGCCTGGTCGCGCGAGCAACCGAGTCCGGCCTACGCGTTGGTGGAACGCCTGGCAAACTCGGCACCGGGCGTTTTGCTGTTGACCGCGACGCCCGAGCAGCTCGGGCCCGAGGGGCATTTTGCGCGCCTCAGGCTGCTGGACCCGGAGCGCTTTCACGACCTCGACGCGCACCTGGCGAGCGACGCAGCCTATCGCCACGTCGCCGACGCCGCCACGCCCCTGCTCGAGCCGGAGACACCGATCACACCGGCGCAGCTCGCCACGCTCACGGCCTACCTCGAGGGTGACACGCAGCGGGAGCTGCTGCAGACGGACATGGACGCCGACACGCGACGGCGTGTGCTCGACACACTGATTGACAGGCACGGCACCGGTCGCGTGTTGTTCCGGAACACACGCCAATCGGTCGGTGGCATGCCGAAGCGAAGCTTGCGCACACACGCCTTGCCGCCGCTGGCAGCGGGTGAGGCGCGCACCGAGGTACTGTCGCACTGGCTGCTGACCACGCTGCGTGCCAACCCGGACACGCGCTACCTCCTGATCTGCGAACACGACGACACCGCACTCGACATTGCAACCGCGTTGCGCTTGCGCGCCGGCATCGTCGCCGCCGTGTTCCACAGCGGCATGAGCGTGCTCGAATGCGATCGCGCCGCCGCCCACTTTGCCGACGACGAGAGCGGTTGCCCGATTCTGATCTCGTCGGCGGTCGGCAGCGAAGGCCGCAACTTCCAGTTCGTCAACGAAGTGATTCTGTTCGACCTGCCGCTCGCGCCCGATGTGCTGGAGCAGCGCATTGGCCGTGTCGACCGCATCGGGCAGAAGCGCGACGTCGTCATTCACGTGCCCTGCTGCGCGCAGAGCGCAGACGAGGTGCTGCTGCGCTGGTACGACGAGGGCCTCGGTGCCTTCGCGCGCAGTTGCAACTACGGCAGCGCCGTGCTCGGCAAACTCGGCGATGCCCGCGAGTCGGCGATGACAGCGCCCGAGGACACGGCGCAGTGCGACCGGCTCATTGCCACCACTCAGTCGGTCACCGAGCAGGTGCGCGCGCAGCTTGACGCCGGTCGTGACCGCTTGCTCGAACTCGCGTCCACCGACCCGGTTGCCTCGCACGAACTTGCCACCGAGCTGCAGCAACTCGACGAGCAACCCGGCCCCTGGCCGTTCATCGAACGCGCAGCAGACTGTTTCGGGCTCGAGCTCGAGGAGCTCTCGGCCGACAGCTACAGCATCCACATCGGCTCGGCCTCGGAGCACAACGACTTTCCCGGCCTGCCCGAAGACGGGTGCAGCGGGACGGACAACCGTGAGCTCGCCCTGCACCGAGAGGACCTGGAATTCATCACCTGGGAACACCCGCTGGTGCGCGGCCTGCTGCACCTCGTGGTCGACGGCGACACCGGCAAGACCGCGGCAGTCGCGCTCAAGGCGCAGCCCTTCAAACCCGGCGAGGTCCTGCTGGAGACGGTGTACAGCCTGCAGAGCACAGCACCTGGCAAACAGTGGCAACGGTATCTGCCCGTCACCTATCTGCGCCTCCTGCACACGCGCAGCGGGCTCGAGGTCGCGACCAAGGTGCCAAGCACCTGGCTGGCCATCAATGTGAAGAACATCGACCGCGGCACCGCCCGCCAGTTGATCGACGCCCAGCGTGACACCCTGGCTCGCCGGATGGGCGAGATCGAGCAGACCGCGATAGACAAGGCGGCCCCGATCGCCGAAGAGGCCCTCGAAGCCGCCCGCGCACACTTCCGGTCCGAGCAGGACCGGCTGGTGGCCTTGCGGACACTCGGCGCCCCGGTGCGCGACGCCGAGATCGCAGCACTGCAGGCCGAGCAACAGCAGATCGTCACTTGTCTCGCCAAACTCACCCCGCAACTCGAATCGGTGCGCGTCATCTTCACGCACTGA
- a CDS encoding TSUP family transporter, which yields MAELAPYQFVLVALIFVWSGFVRSGLGFGGAALALPFLLLVHPEPVLFLPLLAVHLLIFSLWITHGRHRVAAWRGTGQATTHSQIDWRFLGYALAIMAVPKFIGIVGLLTLPGETVSLVICAIIAVYAVGYITNKPFASRHWSTDVVFLAIGGYASGISLIGAPLIAAVFASHVAREALRDTLFVTWFVVTGLKVIALMLAGVDMQWVHHLWLLPCVTAGHILGMRIHDWLQTGDATQFNRVLGTALLSVSALGIAHIAWP from the coding sequence GTGGCAGAACTCGCCCCTTACCAATTCGTCCTCGTCGCTCTGATCTTCGTCTGGAGCGGGTTCGTGCGCTCCGGCCTCGGTTTCGGTGGCGCGGCGTTGGCACTGCCGTTTCTGCTGCTGGTGCACCCCGAACCGGTGCTGTTTCTGCCCCTGTTGGCCGTGCACCTGCTGATCTTTTCACTCTGGATCACCCACGGGCGCCACCGTGTGGCCGCCTGGCGCGGCACCGGTCAGGCCACCACGCACAGCCAGATCGATTGGCGGTTTCTCGGCTACGCACTCGCCATCATGGCCGTCCCCAAGTTCATCGGTATCGTCGGCCTGCTCACCTTGCCCGGCGAAACGGTGAGCCTCGTGATCTGCGCCATCATCGCGGTCTACGCGGTCGGGTACATCACCAACAAACCCTTTGCCAGCCGTCACTGGTCCACCGATGTGGTGTTTCTGGCCATCGGTGGCTACGCGAGCGGTATATCCTTGATCGGCGCGCCGCTGATTGCCGCGGTGTTCGCAAGCCACGTGGCCCGTGAGGCGCTGCGTGACACGCTGTTCGTGACCTGGTTCGTCGTCACCGGCCTGAAAGTGATCGCGTTGATGCTCGCTGGCGTGGACATGCAGTGGGTCCACCACCTCTGGTTGCTGCCGTGTGTGACCGCGGGCCATATCCTCGGCATGCGGATCCACGATTGGCTGCAGACCGGCGACGCCACCCAATTCAACCGTGTGCTGGGTACGGCTCTCCTGAGCGTCAGCGCGCTCGGTATCGCCCACATTGCATGGCCCTGA
- a CDS encoding DUF533 domain-containing protein, producing the protein MNMIGTLGKVAMGVMVARGIGKMLNRRSATPSGGSSGGLGSVLGGAAGGNAGSPGLTDVLGSVLGGGGSSGGGLLGGVLGAVLGGGQGRAAAGGSAGGDGLGDLLGGARGGGLGGALGNALGADGQRGGGLGGLLDALGGGASGSTDSLGDLLNSALNGQQLSAAPTEEEKAEILLRAMLMACKADGEIDERERQRIGEHLGDISPDEAAFVREVMQAPVDVEGLARETPKDMAQQVYMMSVLAIDLDAQSEAQYLHSLAQALDVSQATCNAIHEKLGVPTLYR; encoded by the coding sequence ATGAACATGATCGGAACACTGGGCAAGGTCGCGATGGGCGTGATGGTGGCCCGCGGTATCGGCAAAATGCTCAACCGCCGCAGTGCGACACCGTCGGGCGGCTCGAGCGGCGGCCTCGGCAGTGTGCTGGGCGGCGCGGCCGGTGGCAATGCCGGCAGCCCCGGTCTCACGGATGTGCTCGGCAGCGTGCTCGGCGGTGGCGGATCCAGCGGCGGCGGCCTGCTCGGCGGGGTCCTGGGTGCGGTGCTCGGCGGCGGCCAGGGCCGGGCAGCCGCCGGTGGCTCGGCCGGCGGTGACGGCCTTGGCGACCTGCTCGGCGGTGCCCGAGGCGGCGGACTGGGCGGTGCGCTCGGCAACGCGCTCGGTGCCGATGGCCAGCGTGGCGGCGGGCTCGGGGGCCTGTTGGATGCCCTCGGGGGCGGCGCCTCAGGATCGACTGACAGTCTCGGCGACCTGCTGAACAGCGCGCTCAACGGCCAACAGCTCAGCGCCGCCCCGACCGAGGAAGAGAAGGCCGAGATCCTGTTGCGCGCGATGCTCATGGCCTGCAAGGCCGACGGCGAGATTGACGAGCGCGAGCGACAGCGGATCGGCGAGCACCTCGGCGACATCAGCCCCGACGAAGCCGCGTTCGTGCGCGAGGTCATGCAGGCCCCCGTGGACGTCGAGGGCCTCGCGCGCGAGACCCCGAAGGACATGGCCCAGCAGGTGTACATGATGAGCGTGCTCGCAATCGACCTGGACGCCCAATCCGAAGCTCAGTACCTGCACTCGCTGGCCCAGGCCCTCGACGTGTCACAGGCGACCTGCAACGCGATCCACGAAAAACTCGGCGTGCCGACACTGTACCGCTGA
- a CDS encoding exopolyphosphatase has protein sequence MADTKFRLVTRSDFDGLICAVLLKHLDLIDDVTFVHPKDMQDGKINISARDITTNLPYVPGAHLCFDHHSSELLRADAPQSNHVIEPEAPSAARVVWRHYGGHEAFPVEWDEMMAAVDKGDSAQFSREEILAPEGWNLLNFLMDARTGLGRFHEFRISNYALMMELIDHCSTMSIEQIMALPDVLERSNLYHECSEKFTAQIARCARVHSNLVVLDLRDEETIWPGNRFMIYALYPETNISIHVLWGLKQQNTVFATGKSIIDRSSATNVGEMMLRYGGGGHEAAGTCQVANDQAEAVLSELIDQINADGPTRDAGQAAA, from the coding sequence ATGGCCGACACCAAATTTCGCTTGGTGACCCGCAGTGATTTTGATGGATTGATCTGTGCCGTGCTGCTGAAGCACCTCGACCTGATAGACGACGTGACCTTCGTTCACCCGAAGGACATGCAAGACGGCAAGATCAACATCTCAGCGCGTGACATCACCACCAACCTGCCGTATGTGCCTGGCGCACACTTGTGTTTCGATCACCACTCCTCGGAGTTGCTGCGTGCTGACGCGCCGCAGAGCAACCATGTGATCGAGCCCGAAGCGCCGTCCGCTGCACGGGTGGTCTGGCGTCACTACGGCGGTCATGAGGCGTTCCCGGTTGAGTGGGACGAAATGATGGCGGCGGTCGACAAGGGCGATTCGGCGCAGTTCAGCCGCGAGGAGATTCTCGCACCCGAGGGCTGGAACCTGTTGAACTTCCTGATGGACGCGCGCACGGGGTTGGGCCGCTTCCACGAGTTCCGGATTTCCAACTACGCGCTGATGATGGAGCTGATCGATCACTGCAGCACCATGTCGATCGAACAGATCATGGCGCTGCCGGATGTGTTGGAGCGCTCGAACCTCTACCACGAGTGCAGCGAGAAATTCACCGCGCAGATCGCGCGTTGCGCGCGCGTGCACAGCAACCTCGTGGTGCTCGACCTGCGCGACGAAGAAACCATCTGGCCGGGCAACCGCTTCATGATTTACGCGCTCTACCCCGAGACCAACATTTCAATTCACGTGCTCTGGGGCCTGAAGCAGCAGAACACCGTGTTCGCGACCGGCAAGTCGATCATCGATCGCAGCTCGGCCACGAACGTGGGTGAAATGATGTTGCGCTACGGCGGCGGGGGGCACGAGGCGGCGGGCACCTGTCAGGTGGCGAACGACCAGGCCGAGGCCGTGTTGTCGGAACTCATCGACCAGATCAACGCCGACGGGCCGACACGCGACGCGGGCCAGGCGGCGGCCTGA
- a CDS encoding response regulator transcription factor codes for MLVLLVEDHRLLAETLIDYLENEDIECDYAATGNAGLTLAQENRYDAIVLDVGLPGLSGLDVCRAIRSSGVRDVPILMLTARDELDDKLNGFEAGADDYLVKPFEQRELVARLRAVTNRHRGVWSQPTLGVGDLELDTASYRVTRAGQRIKLSPVGFKLLHLLLRESPAVVSRAAMLNALWGDDLPDTDALRSHLYNLRRAVDQPFDVPMIETVKGVGVRLVPPPTAPR; via the coding sequence ATGCTGGTTCTGCTTGTCGAAGACCACCGACTGCTTGCTGAGACGCTGATCGACTACCTCGAGAACGAGGACATCGAGTGCGACTACGCGGCGACTGGAAACGCAGGCCTGACGCTCGCGCAGGAGAACCGCTACGATGCGATCGTGCTCGATGTCGGCTTGCCCGGCCTCTCGGGCCTCGACGTGTGCCGCGCGATCCGCAGCAGCGGCGTGCGGGACGTGCCGATTCTCATGTTGACCGCGCGTGATGAACTCGACGACAAGCTCAACGGATTCGAGGCCGGTGCGGACGACTATCTGGTCAAACCCTTCGAGCAGCGGGAACTGGTGGCGCGCTTGCGCGCGGTCACCAACCGGCACCGCGGCGTCTGGTCGCAACCCACGCTCGGCGTCGGCGATCTCGAGCTCGACACCGCGTCCTACCGGGTCACCCGCGCCGGTCAACGCATCAAGCTGTCGCCGGTGGGGTTCAAACTCCTGCACCTGCTGCTGCGGGAATCACCGGCTGTGGTGTCTCGTGCGGCCATGCTCAACGCGCTCTGGGGTGACGACCTGCCGGACACCGACGCGCTGCGCAGTCACCTCTACAACCTGCGGCGTGCGGTCGATCAACCTTTCGATGTGCCGATGATCGAAACGGTCAAGGGCGTGGGGGTCAGGTTGGTTCCACCGCCGACAGCACCACGCTGA
- a CDS encoding HAMP domain-containing sensor histidine kinase, protein MSTQREDLATPLDGQGLLGTLFRVHILQMLFISVITALGVYVAAIVVEKVMVRTALEKEAAHFWDARSHDASHPAPNTANLLGHLSPVAEATEFAEAPLGFQRWQRADLDTLIHVSTEAGQRLVLVFDEQSVRRLSFYFGVVPLSLALVVIYASAWLAYRYSARFLSPVTSLASTMRHFNLYTQKLDDLRLDAYTQTNQTHEVRTLAGALKAFTSRLQQQIVREREFTRDISHEIRTPLAVVLGSLDLLDANPDHDKRTRAISRIRSTCQDMLSTMETLLLLAREDAEPGTGNTVSQDWLNRLVEQVSSTHNPEGHVEISVDVQQPIAVEAPRQALAIVIGNLLRNACNYTPEGRVRISMMHDRVVITDTGPGMSFDTLSRIQAPFARESDAAAGHGLGLDIVKRVCERFGWSLHWQSHPGQGTEISVVLSAVEPT, encoded by the coding sequence ATGTCAACGCAACGTGAAGACCTCGCGACACCACTGGACGGTCAGGGACTGCTCGGCACCCTGTTCCGCGTGCACATCCTGCAAATGCTGTTCATCAGCGTCATCACGGCACTCGGTGTGTACGTGGCGGCCATCGTTGTCGAGAAGGTCATGGTGCGCACGGCACTCGAAAAGGAGGCTGCACACTTCTGGGATGCGCGCTCGCACGACGCCTCACACCCGGCGCCGAACACGGCAAACCTGCTCGGCCACCTGTCCCCCGTCGCGGAGGCCACCGAGTTCGCTGAGGCCCCACTCGGATTCCAGCGCTGGCAACGCGCGGACCTCGACACGCTGATCCACGTGTCCACGGAAGCCGGGCAACGGCTGGTGCTGGTGTTCGACGAGCAGAGCGTGCGGCGCTTGTCGTTCTACTTCGGCGTGGTGCCACTCAGCCTGGCGCTGGTGGTGATCTACGCCTCGGCCTGGCTTGCCTACCGGTACTCGGCCCGCTTCCTGTCACCGGTCACCTCACTCGCCTCGACCATGCGCCACTTCAATCTCTACACCCAGAAGCTCGACGACCTGCGGCTCGACGCCTACACCCAAACCAACCAGACGCACGAGGTGCGCACACTCGCGGGCGCGCTCAAGGCCTTCACATCGCGGTTGCAACAGCAGATCGTGCGCGAACGCGAATTCACCCGCGACATCAGTCACGAGATCCGCACGCCGTTGGCCGTCGTATTGGGTTCGCTCGACCTGCTCGATGCCAACCCGGACCACGACAAGCGCACACGCGCAATCAGCCGCATCCGCTCAACCTGCCAGGACATGCTCTCGACCATGGAGACGCTGCTGCTGCTGGCGCGCGAGGACGCAGAGCCTGGCACGGGCAACACCGTAAGTCAGGACTGGCTCAATCGCCTGGTCGAGCAGGTGTCGAGCACACACAACCCCGAAGGCCACGTGGAGATCTCGGTGGACGTGCAACAGCCGATCGCCGTCGAAGCGCCTCGACAGGCCCTGGCGATTGTCATCGGCAACCTGCTGCGCAACGCCTGCAACTACACGCCCGAGGGCCGCGTGCGCATCTCGATGATGCACGACCGCGTGGTGATCACCGACACCGGTCCGGGCATGAGCTTCGACACCTTGTCGCGCATACAAGCGCCCTTTGCCCGTGAATCAGATGCCGCCGCAGGGCACGGGCTGGGCCTCGACATCGTCAAACGGGTTTGCGAACGCTTTGGCTGGTCGCTTCACTGGCAGAGCCACCCCGGACAGGGCACGGAAATCAGCGTGGTGCTGTCGGCGGTGGAACCAACCTGA
- a CDS encoding SDR family NAD(P)-dependent oxidoreductase, translating to MKQVLVTGASSGIGAALVREYTVNGWQVTACGRDRSRLDALAEETGCAVLEFDVADREACVAALGGVDTPWDLVVLNAGTCEYIDDARQFDAALVERVMRVNVLGTANCLQGVLPGLQRGSRIAIVGSMATYLPFSRASAYGGSKAALAYMAGSLDADLAADGIHVSLVSPGFVETPLTDKNTFKMPMIISAEQAAASIRDGLDRGRAHVCAPWLFCMMLRVLGRLPTGWRVALARKMA from the coding sequence ATGAAGCAGGTTCTTGTCACCGGTGCGAGCTCCGGCATCGGCGCGGCCCTGGTGCGCGAATACACCGTGAACGGGTGGCAGGTGACCGCCTGCGGCCGCGACCGCAGCCGATTGGATGCACTCGCGGAGGAGACGGGCTGCGCCGTGCTCGAGTTCGATGTGGCCGACCGCGAAGCCTGCGTGGCGGCACTCGGCGGTGTGGACACGCCCTGGGACCTCGTTGTCTTGAACGCGGGCACCTGCGAATACATCGACGATGCGCGCCAGTTCGACGCTGCGCTGGTCGAGCGGGTCATGCGCGTCAACGTTCTCGGCACGGCCAACTGCCTTCAGGGGGTGTTGCCGGGCTTGCAACGTGGTAGCCGAATCGCGATCGTGGGCTCGATGGCGACCTACCTGCCGTTCAGTCGGGCGTCAGCCTACGGCGGCAGCAAGGCGGCGCTCGCGTACATGGCGGGTTCGCTCGACGCCGACCTGGCCGCCGATGGCATCCACGTCAGCCTCGTGAGCCCGGGATTCGTGGAGACGCCGCTGACCGACAAGAACACCTTCAAGATGCCGATGATCATCTCGGCCGAGCAGGCCGCGGCGTCGATCCGCGATGGGCTCGACCGAGGCAGGGCGCACGTCTGTGCGCCCTGGCTGTTCTGCATGATGTTGCGTGTACTCGGTCGGCTGCCGACCGGCTGGCGCGTAGCGCTGGCGAGGAAGATGGCCTGA
- a CDS encoding FAD-dependent oxidoreductase: MHSATQRDGQRIAVVGSGVSGLVSAMRLSTRHHVDLYESEPRLGGHTATIPVSVPEGDFAIDTGFIVFNDRNYPRFRKIIDDLGLAYQPTEMSFSVTDPVDGWVFNGHTPNSLFCDRRNLLKPAFYRFLLEIARFNKVAKARLAETAPISTDLTVGDLLREGRFSDDLARKYLLPMGAAIWSSSLADVREYPLPFFLQFFENHGLLDLVNRPQWFTLVGGSSSYIPHFTESISGDIRVGSGIARVARSDDGVQLVTDSGQRADYDRVVLACHSDQALGLLDAPTEAEQRVLEAIPYRENRVILHRDETALPATQLARASWNYRLGADEATPPSVTYSMNILQCLPADAPQFCVTLNPNHAIREESILGEYRYAHPQFGVDMIAAQTQRGDICGVDRIHYCGAYWYNGFHEDGVRSALDVCEQLGCSV, from the coding sequence ATGCACAGTGCAACACAGCGCGATGGCCAGCGCATCGCCGTGGTGGGGTCGGGTGTCTCCGGTCTCGTCAGCGCAATGCGCCTTTCGACCCGGCACCACGTCGATCTCTACGAGAGCGAGCCACGGCTCGGTGGCCACACGGCCACCATTCCGGTGTCGGTGCCGGAGGGCGATTTCGCCATCGACACCGGATTCATCGTGTTCAACGACCGCAACTACCCGCGGTTCAGGAAGATCATCGACGACCTCGGTCTCGCCTACCAGCCGACCGAGATGAGCTTCAGCGTGACCGACCCGGTCGACGGCTGGGTGTTCAACGGCCACACCCCCAACTCGCTGTTCTGCGACCGCCGCAATCTGCTCAAGCCGGCGTTTTACCGTTTCCTGCTCGAGATTGCGCGGTTCAACAAGGTTGCCAAGGCGCGTCTCGCCGAAACGGCGCCGATCAGCACCGACCTCACCGTCGGTGATCTGCTGCGCGAGGGCCGTTTCAGCGATGACCTCGCCCGCAAATACCTGCTGCCGATGGGGGCGGCCATCTGGTCGTCTTCGCTCGCCGACGTGCGCGAGTACCCGCTGCCGTTCTTTCTGCAGTTCTTCGAGAACCACGGGCTGCTGGACCTCGTCAACCGGCCCCAGTGGTTCACGCTGGTCGGCGGGTCGTCGTCCTACATCCCGCACTTCACGGAGTCGATCAGCGGCGACATCCGTGTCGGGTCGGGTATCGCACGCGTGGCGCGCAGCGACGACGGCGTGCAACTCGTGACCGACTCGGGTCAGCGCGCGGACTACGACCGCGTCGTGCTGGCCTGCCACAGCGACCAGGCGCTCGGCCTGCTCGACGCTCCCACCGAGGCTGAGCAACGGGTGCTCGAAGCGATTCCCTACCGGGAAAACCGGGTGATCCTGCACCGTGACGAAACCGCCTTGCCGGCGACACAACTCGCACGCGCGAGTTGGAACTACCGCTTGGGCGCCGACGAGGCAACGCCGCCCTCGGTGACCTACAGCATGAACATCCTGCAGTGCCTGCCGGCCGATGCGCCGCAGTTCTGCGTCACGCTCAACCCGAACCACGCCATCCGCGAGGAGAGCATCCTCGGCGAGTACCGCTACGCGCACCCGCAGTTCGGCGTCGACATGATCGCCGCCCAGACCCAACGGGGCGACATCTGTGGCGTCGACCGCATCCACTACTGCGGCGCGTACTGGTACAACGGCTTCCACGAGGACGGCGTGCGCAGTGCGCTCGACGTCTGCGAACAACTTGGATGCTCCGTATGA
- a CDS encoding DUF1365 domain-containing protein, whose translation MNSALYTGWVRHRRFAPVLHRFRYRALALAIDLDDLPTLDRWPLLAVDRFGLMSIRQSDYLDGELTRDRVWDAVETLGGERDGGRVVFLGLPRSLGYYFSPVNFFYCHDAEGALSSILVEVSNTPWRERHRYLVNYRELAPTPKAFHVSPFMDMDQLYRWRFTELRERLCVHIENHADDKLFDATLVLDRKPLTGWRCALALIRSPAVCLQVMAAIYWQAMHLYRKGVKYVPHPR comes from the coding sequence ATGAACAGCGCGCTCTACACCGGCTGGGTGCGGCACCGACGCTTCGCACCGGTGTTGCACCGGTTTCGCTACCGTGCACTCGCGCTGGCGATTGATCTCGACGACCTGCCCACCCTCGACCGTTGGCCGCTGCTTGCCGTGGACCGCTTCGGCCTGATGTCGATTCGGCAGTCGGACTACCTCGACGGCGAGTTGACGCGCGATCGGGTGTGGGATGCCGTCGAAACCCTGGGTGGTGAGCGAGACGGGGGCAGGGTGGTGTTTCTTGGTCTGCCGCGCAGCCTCGGGTACTACTTCAGTCCGGTGAATTTCTTTTACTGCCACGACGCGGAGGGCGCGCTGTCGAGCATTCTGGTTGAAGTCAGCAACACACCCTGGCGTGAGCGGCACCGCTACCTGGTCAACTACCGCGAGCTGGCGCCGACGCCCAAAGCCTTTCACGTGTCCCCTTTCATGGACATGGACCAGCTCTACCGCTGGCGATTCACCGAGCTGCGCGAGCGGCTCTGCGTGCACATCGAGAACCACGCCGACGACAAGCTCTTCGATGCCACGCTCGTGCTGGACAGAAAACCCCTAACCGGTTGGCGTTGTGCGCTGGCCTTGATTCGATCACCCGCGGTGTGTTTGCAGGTGATGGCTGCGATCTACTGGCAAGCCATGCACTTGTACCGAAAGGGTGTGAAATACGTACCGCACCCGCGCTGA